The Blautia obeum ATCC 29174 region TCCCGCAGGAAGACGGATTTTCCTGGGTAGAGCTTGTCAGTGGAAGCTTTGTCGGTCGTTTTGGAAATATGGATGTGTTTATGCCGAAATGGCTGATCAACAATTATCTGGACTTTATTAAAGCGGGATTTCTTCTGATATTCCTGCATCCGGTGAAGACTTTTGCAATCCGTGTGAAAAAACAGTGGAGTGTAAAGGGGATTTTCAACTGGTGCATGCTGGTTGCGATGATCATTCCGAATATATTGAATGCATATTATTCTTATGCATCGGATTATCAGCCACAGGGACGTTACAGTCTGCCAATGATCGTGCCGCTTACGTATTTCATGGTAATGGGATATGGAAATCTTTTTGATGTACAGATCAAAAAAGAGGGAATTCGAAGGAAAGTTTATGCGGCGATTTGTGTGGCGCTGATCGTGCTGGCAATCTTTGTGTTCTTTGCAGTGATCTGGCCAGAGTATAAAGATGTGCCATTTAGTATAAGGGCATTTATATATGGAAAATAAAGGATTCCCGGTGAGAAGGGAATGAGAGAAACTCCAGGTAGGATTTTTGTGAATGTTCCTCTATACCTGGCTCAGTTTATAACTTCTGAGATATCAGGATATACAGAACTTTGCTAAATATGATGCAGAAAATGCTGAACTCGCTGTCGCTCAGACAGCAGCATTTTCTGCATCAACGCAAAAACCTGTATGATCCGATATCTGCACGAAGTTCTAAAGGCGAGCCTTGTATAGAGTAACATCACAGAATCCCGCTGGAGTTTTTTTCTTGTGCCTTCTCACCGGACTTTATCTTAGATAGTGTGGCTAACGAGACACATCCGTCAGCGCGAAGCGCGATCCGTGTCCACAAAATTAAAACGAAAATGTAATTCTGGATATAAAAACTCCTGATCAGAAAATCTCTGCAGGAATTTATAGAAGCACTCAGGTTATTTTCAGGCTGTGTTATGGATTCAAAAGTGCATTGTTTGAGCGTTAGCGAGTTTTGCACTTTTAATCCATGATTTTAGCAGACTGATAATAGCCATAGTGCTTCTGAATTCCGAAGCTGTTTTCAGATCAGGAGTTTTATATATAGAATACGAACTTCGTTTTAATAGAACACCTGTTTTGGGCAAAAAAAATAATGCAGGAGATGGGACTTGAACCCACACGATCTTGCGACCACAGGCACCTGAAGCCTGCGCGTCTGCCAATTCCGCCACTCCTGCATTTCATATATCAGATGTCTCTACCGACAACTGCCTAATTACTATACCTCATGTAGGACGGAATGTCAACAGATAAATCCCAAATATTTGAAAAATTCTGGTTCATCCAATTAATTTATCTCAGATTAACTCTGCTGAGAAAAGGAATTATTTATTTCAAACTGCTTATTATAAAACAGGGAGGGATGCAGAATGGAATATAGAGGAATTGATGTTTCTGCCTGGCAGGGAGAAATTGATTGGAAAAAAGTGGCAGATGTGGGAACAGAGTTTGCAATCATTCGTATAACAGAGGCAGGAAATAATGTAGATGCTTACTTTGAACGTAATTACAATGGCTGTGTGGATTATGGCATTCCCGCAGGTGTGTATAAGTTTTCGTATGCACTGTCTGTTGCTGCAGTAAGACAGGAAGCTGAAAGAGTTGTGGATATTTTACGGGAACGACAATTACGTTATCCAGTTTTTCTTGACCTGGAATACAGCAATCAACGCCGCTTAGGGCAAAAAATGATTGAGCGTCTGGCTGAGGAGTTTCGAAGGATTGTTGTAGATGCCGGATATCGCTTTGGGATTTATTGCAACCTGGACTGGTATAACAATGTGATCAGTGAAGAACTAAAAAAATATGATTTCTGGATTGCCCGTTATCCGTCGGATGATAATGGAACATTGATGGAGCGTTACCGTCCCGATGCAGGAATTGGCTGGCAGTATACCAGTAAAGGAAGAGTTCCGGGCATAACTGGTAATGTGGACAGAGATGTATTTTATAAAGACTATTCAGCAGAAGAACCATCGGATAAAGAAAAACTGAACAAAATTCCGAAGTTTGTGGGGAAAGTTACCGCTACAGTTTTAAATGTCCGGACTGGTGCCGGTACAGAGTATCCTAATTTAAGAGAATATCCGATTTTGGAACAGGGAAATCTTATTGATGTATGTGATACACGAAAAGCTGCAGACGGCACAACCTGGTATTATATTCGTATTGCTGGAAGATATTTTGGCTTCGTTGCCGCCAGATACATTGAGCGGCAATAATATAGATGAAGGATTTCCCGGTGATGGGAAATCCTTAAACTCCAGAGCTTGATTATAAAACTTCTTTGCTGAAATTTTTTCTTTCCCTTCTCACCGGACTTTATTTTAGATAGCGGGGCCAACGAGCCACACCCATCAGCGCGAAGCGCGATCCGTGCCCACAGATTAAAAAGAAGAAAGATTCTGAATATAAAGACATCGGATACAGAAACATCTGCAGGAGTCTGTAGAAATACTTAGATGTATCCTGGCTGTGTTATGGATTCAAAAGTGCATTGTCTGAGCGATAGCGAGTTATGCACTTTTAATCCATGATTTTAACAGACGGGGTATATCTTTAGTATTTCCAGACTCAGAAGCCGTTTCAGTATCCGATGCCTTTGATATCAGAATCAGTTACTCTTTTTAATGCAACCCATTTTAAGGCAAAAAAAATAATGCAGGAGATGGGACTTGAACCCACACGATCTTGCGACCACAGGCACCTGAAGCCTGCGCGTCTGCCAATTCCGCCACTCCTGCATTTCACTATAAATCAGTCAGTCTCGCTGACTGCCTAATTATCATACCTCATAGAAAAAGAAATGTCAACATAGAATTTGAAATTTTTTAAATTATATTTTCAACTTAGACAATTTGCCAAAACAAAGTTTTTTAGAACAACTTAATTATTTTTAGCACTTTAACCTGTTGAAAAAAGGAAACGCTTATGATACAATCTTGAAGATTTAGATAAAAACAGAAAGGGAGATTATATGAAAGCATTTCTGATATTAGAAGATGGCCATGTGTTCAAAGGAACCAGTATTGGTTCAACAAGAGAAGTCATTAGTGAGATCGTTTTTAACACATCCATGACCGGATATCTCGAAGTAATGACTGACCCATCGTATGCAGGACAGGCTGTCTGCATGACTTATCCTTTGATTGGAAATTACGGAATCTGTTATGAGGACCAGGAATCCAGGAAACCTTGGATCGATGGTTTTATTGTTCGTGAATTATCCCGTATCCCAAGTAACTTCAGAAGCGTGGATACGATTCAGCATTTTCTTGAAAAGCATGATATACCTGGTATTGCCGGTATTGATACTCGTGCTCTCACAAAAATTCTTCGTGAAAAAGGTACCATGAATGGTATGATCACAGTCAACGAAAATTATGATTTAGATGAAATAATCCCCCGTTTAAAAGCATATACAACTGGAAAAGTAGTTGAAAAAGTTACATGCAGTGAGAAGGAAGTACTGAAAGGAAACGGACCGAAGGTTGCTCTTATGGATTTTGGTGCAAAACGCAATATTGCACGTTCTCTGAATGAAAGAGGCTGTCAGGTAACGATTTATCCGGCACTTACATCTGCTGAAGAAATCCTTGCAGACCATCCGGATGGAATCATGCTCAGCAACGGACCTGGAGACCCGAAGGAATGCACTACTATTATAGAAGAAATCCGCAAACTTTATGCGTCAGATGTACCAATTTTTGCAATCTGCCTCGGACATCAGCTGATGGCACTTGCTACAGGCGGTGATACACATAAAATGAAATACGGACACAGAGGAGGCAATCATCCGGTTAAGGATCTTGCAACAGGACGTGTTTATATTTCATCTCAGAACCATGGATACGTGGTTGATGCGGAAGCCCTTGAGAAAAAAGGTATTGCAAAACCTGCATTTGTCAATGTAAACGATGGTACAAACGAAGGAATGGCTTATGAAGGCAAAAACATCTTCACGGTACAGTTCCATCCGGAAGCCTGCCCTGGACCGCAGGACTCCAGCTACCTGTTTGACAGATTTATGGAAATGATGGGAGGAACAGATCATGCCGAGAAATAAAGATATACATAAAGTTCTTGTAATTGGATCCGGTCCGATTATCATCGGCCAGGCAGCAGAGTTTGACTACGCTGGTACACAGGCATGCCGTTCTCTGAAAGAAGAAGGCATGGAAGTTGTTCTTCTGAACTCCAACCCTGCTACGATCATGACAGACAAAGATATTGCAGATAAAGTTTATATTGAGCCTCTTACTGTAGAGGTTGTAGAGCAGCTGATCCTTAAAGAAAAACCGGACAGCGTACTGCCGACACTGGGTGGCCAGGCAGGTCTGAACCTTGCAATGGAACTGGAAGAAAAAGGTTTTCTCAAAGAACATAATGTGCGCCTGATCGGTACCACAGCAGAGACGATCAAGAAGGCTGAAGACCGTCAGGAATTCAAAGACACCATGGAAAAAATCGGTGAGCCGGTTGCTGCTTCTAAAGTCGTAACAACAGTAGAAGATGGTGTGGCTTTTACCAAAAAGATAGGATATCCGGTCGTTCTCCGTCCGGCTTACACACTTGGTGGAAGTGGCGGTGGTATCGCTAATAACGAATACGAACTGAGAGAAATCCTCGAGAATGGTCTCAGACTTTCCCGTGTAGGAGAAGTTCTTGTAGAACGTTGTATCGCGGGATGGAAAGAAATCGAATACGAAGTAATGCGTGACAGTGTAGGAAACTGTATTACTGTCTGCAACATGGAAAACATTGACCCGGTTGGTGTACATACAGGTGACTCTATCGTAGTTGCTCCATCTCAGACACTGGGTGACAAAGAATATCAGATGCTTCGTACATCAGCACTGAATATCATCACAGAACTTGGTATCACAGGTGGATGTAACGTACAGTATGCACTGCATCCGGAAAGCTTCGAATACTGTGTTATCGAAGTAAATCCTCGTGTAAGCCGTTCTTCTGCACTGGCAAGTAAAGCTACCGGTTATCCGATTGCCAAAGTTGCAGCGAAGATTGCGCTTGGATATACACTGGATGAAATCCCGAATGCCATTACAGGAAAAACATATGCAAGTTTCGAGCCAATGCTTGACTATTGTGTAGTTAAAATTCCGAGACTTCCATTTGATAAATTCATCACTGCCAAGAGAACACTGACTACTCAGATGAAAGCTACCGGTGAGGTTATGAGTATCTGCCATAATTTCGAAGGTGCACTTATGAAAGCTATCCGTTCTCTGGAGCAGCATGTAGACAGCCTGATGTCCTATGACTTCACAGGCCTGGATGAGGATGAACTGATTGAAGAACTGGCAGTTGTAGATGACCGTCGTATCTGGAAGATTGCGGAGGCAATCCGAAGAGATATTTCCAAAGAATATATCCACAGAATCACTAAGATCGACAGATGGTTTATTGACAAAATTGCAATTCTGGTAGAGATGGAACAGGCTCTGAAGACACAGCCGCTTACAGAAGAACTTCTTCTTGAAGCAAAACGCATGGAATTCCCGGATTATGTGATCGCAAATCTTTGCGGAAGAACAGAAGCAGATATCAAAGCTCTCCGTCAGGGGTATAAGATCACAGCAGCTTACAAGATGGTAGACACCTGTGCAGCTGAGTTTGCTGCCGCAACACCATATTACTATTCTGTGTATGGCGGCCCGGATACAGAAAATGAAGCAGTTGCTGCCCATGATAAGAAAAAAGTTCTTGTTCTTGGTTCTGGACCGATCCGTATCGGACAGGGTATCGAATTTGACTTCTGTTCTGTACATTGTACATGGGCATTCAAAAAAGAAGGCTATGAGACAATTATTGTAAACAATAACCCGGAAACTGTCAGCACAGACTTTGATATTGCAGATAAGCTGTATTTCGAGCCATTGACACCGGAAGATGTGGAGAACATCGTAAATATTGAAAAACCGGACGGAGCAGTTGTGCAGTTCGGTGGACAGACTGCCATCAAGCTTACAGAAGCACTGATGAAGATGGGAGTCAAGATCCTTGGAACATCTGCAGAAGATGTGGATGCTGCAGAGGACCGTGAGCTCTTTGATGAGATCCTTGAAAAATGTGAGATCCCGAGACCGAAGGGACAGACTGTATTCACAGCAGAGGAAGCTAAAAAGGCTGCCAACGAGTTAGGATATCCGGTACTTGTTCGTCCTTCCTATGTTCTTGGTGGACAGGGCATGCGTATTGCAGTCAGTGACGAGGATGTAGAGGAATATATCGGAATCATCAATCAGATTGCACAGGAACATCCGATTCTGGTTGACAAATACCTGATGGGTAAAGAAATCGAAGTCGATGCAGTTTGTGATGGAGAGGATATCCTGATTCCTGGTATCATGGAGCATATTGAACGTGCTGGTATCCATTCCGGAGACAGTATTTCCGTATATCCGGCACAGACGATCAGCCAGAGAGCAAAAGATACAATTGCTGAGTATACACGTCGTCTTGCAAAAGCACTTCATGTAGTTGGTATGATCAATATTCAGTTTATTGTATGTGGCGAAGAAGTATATGTTATCGAAGTAAATCCGCGTTCCAGCCGTACAGTACCATACATCAGTAAGGTAACCGGAATCCCGATCGTACCGTTAGCAACGAAAGTGATCCTTGGATACAAGCTCAAAGATATGGGATATACGCCAGGGCTTCAGCCGGAAGCAAAACATATCGCGATCAAGATGCCGGTATTCTCCTTCGAGAAGATCCGTGGCGCTGATATCAGCCTTGGACCAGAGATGAAGTCCACAGGTGAATGTCTTGGTATTGCAGAGAACTTCAACGAAGCTCTGTACAAAGCATTTATCGGAGCCGGAATCAAACTTCCGAAGTATAAGAACATGATCATCACTGTCAAAGATGAAGATCAGCAGGAAGTTGTTCCGATCGCAAGGCGTTTTGAGGCACTTGGATACCGTATCTATGCAACAAGAGGCACAGCAAGAGTCCTCAAAGAAAATGGAATCAAGGCAATCCGTACTAACAAACTGGAACAGCCGGCGCCGAACCTTATGGACCTTATTCTGGGACATAAGATCGATGTTGTTATTGATACACCTCCACAGGGTGTGGAACATCAGAAAGACGGTTTCGTGATTCGTCGAAATGCGATTGAGACAGGCGTTAATGTCCTTACCAGTCTGGACACCGCAGAGGCACTTGTAACCAGTCTTGAGAATACAGACCTTCACAATCTGACACTGATCGATATTGCAACGATCGCAAGCAGATAATCGAATAAAAATGATTTACTGACCGGAGAAGCCGCAGAAGTTTCTCCGGTCTTGTATGTTGCAGAAAAGAAAAGTTAACCAAAACTTAAACTTTGAATTAAAATGTATGGAAAGGTTTACGAACCACCGAAACTGTAATATACTGATACATGAAAAATAAAACAGAGAGGAAAAGAAACATGAGTGTTTTGGAGTTTATAAAAGTTGTGATCCTCGGCATCGTAGAGGGTATTACTGAGTGGCTTCCAATCAGCAGTACTGGTCATATGATCCTTGTAGATGAGTTTATCAAGATGGATATGACCACAGAATTTAAGGATTTTTTTCTGGTAGTCATTCAGCTGGGGGCAATCCTTGCGGTTGTTGTCCTGTATTGGAGTAAGCTGTGGCCATTTTACATACGACAGATACCCAAGAAGAAAAAAGCACAGATTGCACGTAAGAATCCGTTTTCTCGCATTGTGCTGACTTTTGTGGAGAAGTTCTGTGATAAAGATAAATGGATTTTGTGGTTTAAGATTATAGTGGCATGCATCCCGACTATCGTGATCGCGCTTCCATTCAATGATTTTATCGAAGAGAAATTTAACAACTATGTGGTTGTTGCAATTGCACTTATCGTTTATGGTGTGATTTTTATCATTGTAGAAAATTACAATAAACGAAGAAAACCAATCTGTACATCTCTTGAAGATCTGAGTTTTGCCACGGCATTCAAGATTGGTATTTTTCAGGTATTATCTGTTATTCCGGGAACATCCCGTTCCGGTTCCACGATTATTGGAGGTATCCTTGTTGGTACTTCAAGAACGGTTGCAGCAGAATTTACCTTTTTTCTGGCAATTCCGGTTATGTTCGGAGCGAGTCTGCTGAAACTGGTAAAATTCGGCTTCACATTCACTCCAGCAGAGGTTCTTACACTGGTCACCGGTGTTGTGGTTGCATTTTTTGTTTCTATTATCGCCATCAAATTCCTGATGGGATATATTAAGAAACATGATTTCAAGGCTTTTGGCTGGTATCGTATCGTACTTGGTGTTCTTGTGATGGGCTATTTTGTAGGAAAAAATTTCCTTGGATAATTGAATATAGAAATGAATCAAATTCTGACCAGGCTGCTGTAAAATATTGTTATGGCAGCCTGATTTAGTTGCTGTTCACTCCCTTCACAGCACTTGGCCAAAATGCATTTTAAATCACCTACGGTGATGGCATTTTGACCTGTATGTCTCGGGATTTTGTCATATATATGACAAAACACCTCGCGGAATATTGACTTATGAACACTGATTTGACTTTTAAGAGCATACATGGGATAATAAGAAGACTATGGAAAATAAAAAACGAAATAGAACGGTCTTCAGACCGGAGAGGATGGTAAATAATGAAAGCAAAACATATAATGCTCGTACTTGGCATGACAATGATACTTACCTTTACAGGATGTGGTTCTTCAAAACCGGTTGTTGAAGTGACACCGACTCCGGCAGCAACACCGACACCGACAGAAGTTCCGGTAACAGTAACACCGGTACCGACATCCACACCGGCTCCGAAAGTGATTGGAGTTAAGACTTCTCAGGCGAAATATATTTATATGACCAACGGTCTGCAGGATGATCTGAGAGAAATCTATCTGATGACATCCGGCGGAGATGACTGGGGCAAGAACCTGATTCCGGCAGAAGCTTCTGTAAAAGCATCTGAACAGGTACAGATGTTCTATACTCCGGATGACACAGCTGTTTCTTCAGACAGTACAGATGAATCAACAGATACAACAACTACAACTGTATATGATATGAAGATCGTTACTGCAAAAGGAGATGTTTACCAGATTTACAGCATTGATCTCAGTGATATGGAAAAAGCATCTCTTGCTTATGATGAAGAAAGCTCCACAGCATATCTTACATACACAAGTCTTGCAGACAAGTCTGAAAAAGATACAAAGGGCAACTCACAGCAGACAGCATCCTCTGATGAATCCGATGACAGTGATACAGAAACTTACAGTAGTGATGACAGCAGTGATGACAGTAGCGATGACAGTAGTTATGACAGTGGCTCTTCGGACAGTAGTAGCTATGACAACAGCAGTGATGACAGCAGTGACGACAGCAGTGATGACAGTAGTTCTTCGGATAACGGTAGTTATGATGATGGCAGCAGCTATGATGACAGTGACGACTATGATGACGGAAGCGATGATTATGTTGATGAGGGAAATGATTCAGATTCCTATGACAGTGGCAGTGATGACTGGAACTACTAAAATATTTTGAGGTTCTATAAAAAATTTCTATTGCAAATTGCAGCTGTTAAATTGATTTGAATTTTTATTACAGTTAAAATATTAGCATGAATATTGAACAACATTTGAGAGAAAAGAAGGGAGATATATTCATGAAGAAAAAAATATTAACTGTAATGCTGGCTGGCGTTATGGCAGCAGGAATGAGTGCAGGAAGTGTACAGGCTGCAACAACAGAGGATGCAAGTGGTGATCTGTATGTATTTATTGCAGCAAGCCTTGCAAATGCAATGGATGAGATCCAGAAAGATTTTAATGAAGAGTATCCGGATGTTAATATTCTTTTCAATGCAGACAGTTCAGGTACATTACAGACACAGATCGAAGAAGGTTCCAGATGTGATATCTTCTTTTCAGCAGCAACCAAACAGATGGATGCGCTGGTAGATGAGGAACTGGCCAAGAAAGACTCCGTGGTAGATCTCTTGGAGAACAAAGTTGCTCTGATCAAACCAAAGGATGGCGAAACAAAAGTTACAGGTTTCGAAAATATCACAGATGCGAAGAACATTGCGCTTGCGGGCGAGGATGTACCGGTTGGACAGTATTCCCGTGAAATCTTCAAAAACCTTGGCATTGAAGACGATGTTAACAAGATGGAGATCAATGAAGGCAAGAATGTAACAGATGTGCTTGCATCTGTCAGCGAGGGAAGTAACGAAATCGGTATCGTTTATGCAACAGATGCTACATCCGTTGCAGACAAAGTAGATGTTATCGCAGAAGCTCCGGAAGGTTCTCTGGAAACACCGGTTCTTTATCCGGTGGGACTTACTGTAGACGCAGAGGCATCTGACGCAGAAGCAGTTGCTGCAGATGCATTTCTTGAGTACCTGCAGACGAATGATGCCATGAAAGTATTTGA contains the following coding sequences:
- a CDS encoding GH25 family lysozyme, which encodes MEYRGIDVSAWQGEIDWKKVADVGTEFAIIRITEAGNNVDAYFERNYNGCVDYGIPAGVYKFSYALSVAAVRQEAERVVDILRERQLRYPVFLDLEYSNQRRLGQKMIERLAEEFRRIVVDAGYRFGIYCNLDWYNNVISEELKKYDFWIARYPSDDNGTLMERYRPDAGIGWQYTSKGRVPGITGNVDRDVFYKDYSAEEPSDKEKLNKIPKFVGKVTATVLNVRTGAGTEYPNLREYPILEQGNLIDVCDTRKAADGTTWYYIRIAGRYFGFVAARYIERQ
- a CDS encoding carbamoyl phosphate synthase small subunit produces the protein MKAFLILEDGHVFKGTSIGSTREVISEIVFNTSMTGYLEVMTDPSYAGQAVCMTYPLIGNYGICYEDQESRKPWIDGFIVRELSRIPSNFRSVDTIQHFLEKHDIPGIAGIDTRALTKILREKGTMNGMITVNENYDLDEIIPRLKAYTTGKVVEKVTCSEKEVLKGNGPKVALMDFGAKRNIARSLNERGCQVTIYPALTSAEEILADHPDGIMLSNGPGDPKECTTIIEEIRKLYASDVPIFAICLGHQLMALATGGDTHKMKYGHRGGNHPVKDLATGRVYISSQNHGYVVDAEALEKKGIAKPAFVNVNDGTNEGMAYEGKNIFTVQFHPEACPGPQDSSYLFDRFMEMMGGTDHAEK
- the carB gene encoding carbamoyl-phosphate synthase large subunit, producing the protein MPRNKDIHKVLVIGSGPIIIGQAAEFDYAGTQACRSLKEEGMEVVLLNSNPATIMTDKDIADKVYIEPLTVEVVEQLILKEKPDSVLPTLGGQAGLNLAMELEEKGFLKEHNVRLIGTTAETIKKAEDRQEFKDTMEKIGEPVAASKVVTTVEDGVAFTKKIGYPVVLRPAYTLGGSGGGIANNEYELREILENGLRLSRVGEVLVERCIAGWKEIEYEVMRDSVGNCITVCNMENIDPVGVHTGDSIVVAPSQTLGDKEYQMLRTSALNIITELGITGGCNVQYALHPESFEYCVIEVNPRVSRSSALASKATGYPIAKVAAKIALGYTLDEIPNAITGKTYASFEPMLDYCVVKIPRLPFDKFITAKRTLTTQMKATGEVMSICHNFEGALMKAIRSLEQHVDSLMSYDFTGLDEDELIEELAVVDDRRIWKIAEAIRRDISKEYIHRITKIDRWFIDKIAILVEMEQALKTQPLTEELLLEAKRMEFPDYVIANLCGRTEADIKALRQGYKITAAYKMVDTCAAEFAAATPYYYSVYGGPDTENEAVAAHDKKKVLVLGSGPIRIGQGIEFDFCSVHCTWAFKKEGYETIIVNNNPETVSTDFDIADKLYFEPLTPEDVENIVNIEKPDGAVVQFGGQTAIKLTEALMKMGVKILGTSAEDVDAAEDRELFDEILEKCEIPRPKGQTVFTAEEAKKAANELGYPVLVRPSYVLGGQGMRIAVSDEDVEEYIGIINQIAQEHPILVDKYLMGKEIEVDAVCDGEDILIPGIMEHIERAGIHSGDSISVYPAQTISQRAKDTIAEYTRRLAKALHVVGMINIQFIVCGEEVYVIEVNPRSSRTVPYISKVTGIPIVPLATKVILGYKLKDMGYTPGLQPEAKHIAIKMPVFSFEKIRGADISLGPEMKSTGECLGIAENFNEALYKAFIGAGIKLPKYKNMIITVKDEDQQEVVPIARRFEALGYRIYATRGTARVLKENGIKAIRTNKLEQPAPNLMDLILGHKIDVVIDTPPQGVEHQKDGFVIRRNAIETGVNVLTSLDTAEALVTSLENTDLHNLTLIDIATIASR
- a CDS encoding undecaprenyl-diphosphate phosphatase gives rise to the protein MSVLEFIKVVILGIVEGITEWLPISSTGHMILVDEFIKMDMTTEFKDFFLVVIQLGAILAVVVLYWSKLWPFYIRQIPKKKKAQIARKNPFSRIVLTFVEKFCDKDKWILWFKIIVACIPTIVIALPFNDFIEEKFNNYVVVAIALIVYGVIFIIVENYNKRRKPICTSLEDLSFATAFKIGIFQVLSVIPGTSRSGSTIIGGILVGTSRTVAAEFTFFLAIPVMFGASLLKLVKFGFTFTPAEVLTLVTGVVVAFFVSIIAIKFLMGYIKKHDFKAFGWYRIVLGVLVMGYFVGKNFLG
- the modA gene encoding molybdate ABC transporter substrate-binding protein; protein product: MKKKILTVMLAGVMAAGMSAGSVQAATTEDASGDLYVFIAASLANAMDEIQKDFNEEYPDVNILFNADSSGTLQTQIEEGSRCDIFFSAATKQMDALVDEELAKKDSVVDLLENKVALIKPKDGETKVTGFENITDAKNIALAGEDVPVGQYSREIFKNLGIEDDVNKMEINEGKNVTDVLASVSEGSNEIGIVYATDATSVADKVDVIAEAPEGSLETPVLYPVGLTVDAEASDAEAVAADAFLEYLQTNDAMKVFEEYGFAAYKADDKKEETAEDAKEDKTEETDTAEEAK